A window from Deinococcus aquiradiocola encodes these proteins:
- a CDS encoding Type 1 glutamine amidotransferase-like domain-containing protein, with amino-acid sequence MKLLLTSGGVTNAAIHAALVDMLGRPLQSCRALCIPTAQHGHPWCTPETAWRFVAGRSPARMVDLGWQSVGLLELLALPELPPERWGPWVQAADVLLVDGGDATFLAHWLRVSGLAAQFPTLQDTVWVGVSAGSMVLTPRVGPEFVSWSGANGDDRTLGLVDFSVFPHLDHPDFPSNRMVNAEKWAAGIGGPAYAIDDQTALRVVDGEVDVVSQGQWRAFR; translated from the coding sequence GTGAAGCTGCTCCTCACGTCCGGCGGCGTCACGAACGCGGCCATCCATGCGGCCCTCGTCGACATGCTCGGCAGGCCGCTGCAGTCCTGCCGCGCCCTGTGCATCCCCACCGCGCAGCACGGCCACCCCTGGTGTACACCCGAAACCGCTTGGCGCTTCGTCGCCGGGCGCAGTCCGGCCCGTATGGTCGACCTGGGATGGCAGTCGGTGGGGCTGCTGGAACTCCTCGCCCTGCCGGAACTCCCCCCTGAACGCTGGGGGCCGTGGGTGCAGGCTGCCGACGTCCTGCTCGTGGACGGCGGCGACGCCACCTTCCTCGCCCACTGGCTCCGCGTCTCCGGTCTGGCCGCGCAGTTCCCGACCCTGCAGGACACCGTGTGGGTGGGCGTGAGTGCCGGGAGCATGGTCCTGACGCCCCGCGTCGGCCCGGAGTTCGTGTCGTGGTCCGGCGCGAACGGGGACGACCGGACCCTGGGTCTCGTGGATTTCTCGGTCTTCCCTCACCTCGACCACCCGGACTTCCCCTCGAACCGGATGGTGAACGCGGAGAAGTGGGCGGCCGGCATCGGCGGGCCCGCGTACGCCATCGACGATCAGACCGCCCTGCGCGTGGTGGACGGCGAGGTGGACGTCGTCTCCCAGGGGCAGTGGCGGGCGTTCCGGTAA